In Bubalus bubalis isolate 160015118507 breed Murrah chromosome 3, NDDB_SH_1, whole genome shotgun sequence, a genomic segment contains:
- the C3H9orf57 gene encoding uncharacterized protein C9orf57 homolog: protein MALTAVGGVICRQCNLSIPFHGCLLDFGTCRTKPGQYCIKEVLIKGGIHWYTIEGCTESQDQCFQRILTSHQIYSTHCCHRPLCNF from the exons CTGTTGGAGGTGTGATTTGTAGACAATGCAACCTCTCAATCCCCTTTCATGGATGTCTTTTGGACTTTGGAACGTGCAGAACAAAACCTGGACAGTACTGTATAAAAGAGGTCCTTATTAAAG GTGGAATTCATTGGTATACAATTGAAGGCTGCACAGAAAGCCAAGACCAGTGTTTTCAGAGAATCCTGACATCTCATCAGATTTACTCTACTCACTGCTGCCATCGTCCTTTGTGCAATTTCTGA